In Sphingomonas sp. G-3-2-10, a single window of DNA contains:
- a CDS encoding TauD/TfdA family dioxygenase yields the protein MASALFAETDLTERAARRGIVITPSTPTIGAEISGVDLDAPLSDGEAEIIRDAWLSRKVIFFRDQDISHESHLRLGRMFGELEGHPVIPHVEGHPHILIIRGVEGVTPTPETIEPFKAFNKWHTDVTFRERPSIASILRMRLMPAQGGDTMWADTAAAWTGLPQAVKDRIANLDAEHDIVRSFGGRVTEERRAQLARDFPAVRHPVVRTHPETGEKILYVNHTFTSRILDIPAEESDQLLRLLFDRIKVPEYQVRFRWTPNAIGIWDNRSTQHYAVGDYWPQDRVLERVTVSGDVVTR from the coding sequence ATGGCGAGTGCGCTGTTTGCCGAAACCGACCTGACCGAACGCGCCGCGCGGCGGGGGATCGTCATTACCCCCTCGACACCGACGATCGGGGCCGAAATCTCGGGCGTGGATCTCGATGCGCCGCTCAGCGACGGCGAGGCAGAGATCATCCGCGATGCCTGGCTCAGCCGGAAGGTCATTTTCTTCCGCGACCAGGACATCAGCCATGAGAGCCATTTGCGGCTCGGGCGGATGTTCGGCGAGCTCGAGGGGCATCCGGTGATCCCGCATGTCGAGGGGCATCCGCATATCCTGATCATTCGCGGTGTCGAGGGCGTCACGCCGACGCCGGAGACGATCGAGCCGTTCAAGGCGTTCAACAAATGGCACACCGACGTGACCTTTCGCGAGCGTCCCTCGATCGCTTCGATCCTGCGGATGCGGCTGATGCCGGCGCAGGGCGGTGACACGATGTGGGCGGACACCGCCGCGGCATGGACCGGTCTGCCGCAGGCGGTGAAGGACCGGATCGCCAACCTCGATGCCGAGCATGACATCGTCCGCAGCTTTGGCGGGCGCGTGACTGAGGAACGCCGCGCCCAGCTTGCCCGGGACTTCCCCGCTGTTCGTCACCCGGTGGTGCGCACCCATCCGGAGACGGGCGAGAAAATCCTCTACGTCAACCACACCTTCACCAGCCGCATCCTCGACATCCCCGCGGAGGAGAGCGACCAGCTGCTCCGGCTGCTGTTCGACCGGATCAAGGTGCCCGAATATCAGGTCCGCTTCCGCTGGACGCCCAATGCGATCGGCATCTGGGACAATCGGTCGACCCAGCATTATGCCGTCGGCGATTACTGGCCGCAGGACCGGGTGCTCGAGCGCGTGACGGTTTCCGGAGACGTGGTGACGCGATGA
- a CDS encoding phage baseplate assembly protein V, giving the protein MRQFFGKYRGRVIDNVDPLMIGRIQVSVPSVLGEVMSAWAMPCVPYAGMQVGFCMIPDIDAAIWVEFEGGDPDYPIWTGCYWREGERPMEAAMPENRIIQTNYAQLRLDDLPGEGGFTLRVGDPAVATPITLSATGNGFSIAIGETVFRLDESGTLIAQESGG; this is encoded by the coding sequence ATGAGGCAGTTTTTCGGCAAGTATCGCGGCAGAGTGATCGACAATGTCGATCCGCTCATGATCGGCAGGATTCAGGTTTCGGTGCCGTCGGTGCTTGGCGAAGTGATGTCGGCATGGGCGATGCCTTGCGTGCCATATGCCGGGATGCAGGTCGGGTTCTGCATGATCCCGGACATCGACGCCGCGATATGGGTGGAGTTCGAGGGCGGCGATCCGGACTATCCCATCTGGACCGGCTGCTACTGGCGCGAGGGCGAGCGGCCGATGGAGGCCGCGATGCCCGAGAACCGGATCATCCAGACCAATTACGCCCAGTTGCGTCTCGACGATTTGCCGGGCGAGGGCGGGTTCACGCTCCGGGTCGGGGATCCGGCGGTCGCCACGCCGATCACGCTTTCCGCCACCGGCAATGGGTTCAGCATCGCGATCGGGGAGACCGTGTTCAGGCTGGACGAGAGCGGGACGCTGATCGCGCAGGAATCGGGCGGCTAG
- a CDS encoding threonine synthase, which yields MLHNDNLTAERATFVTHLECSMTGEQYEADRLHGLSKVGRPLLVRYDLAGAGKVLNKDVLAGRPADLWRYREILPVRQTRNIVSLGENATPIIELPAVAREAGAGNLWVKDEGRLPTGSFKARGLVMAIAMAKELGVTTIAMPTNGNAGAAAAAYASRVGIESVIFCPADTPEINVREIAAQGARVYRVNGLIDDCGKLVGQGAKERGWFDLSTLKEPYRIEGKKTMGLELAEQLGWELPDVIFYPTGGGTGLIGMWKAFDEMEALGWSGSKRPRMVAVQAEGCAPMVRAWEQGERHATRWNDAHTIAMGIRVPQAVGDFLILDAVRASNGFAMAVNDEAIARAVDDAARKDGLLLCPEGGATLAAWREAIAKGLISPDDRALLFNCATGLKYPMPDQSKTLEKDGPIDFAML from the coding sequence ATGCTTCACAACGACAATCTCACCGCCGAACGGGCCACGTTCGTCACCCATCTCGAATGTTCGATGACTGGGGAGCAATATGAGGCGGACCGGCTTCATGGACTTTCGAAGGTGGGGCGGCCATTGCTGGTGCGCTATGATCTGGCGGGCGCCGGCAAGGTTCTGAACAAGGACGTGCTCGCGGGGCGGCCCGCCGATCTGTGGCGGTATCGCGAGATATTGCCGGTCCGGCAGACCCGGAACATCGTCAGCCTGGGCGAGAATGCGACGCCCATTATCGAACTGCCCGCGGTGGCGCGGGAGGCAGGAGCCGGTAACCTGTGGGTCAAGGACGAGGGGCGGTTGCCGACCGGATCGTTCAAGGCGCGGGGGCTGGTGATGGCGATCGCGATGGCGAAGGAACTGGGCGTCACCACCATCGCGATGCCCACCAACGGCAATGCCGGGGCCGCCGCGGCGGCCTATGCCAGCCGGGTGGGGATCGAGTCCGTCATCTTCTGTCCGGCCGATACGCCCGAGATCAACGTTCGCGAGATCGCGGCGCAGGGGGCGCGGGTGTATCGCGTCAACGGATTGATCGATGATTGCGGCAAGCTGGTCGGGCAAGGCGCGAAGGAACGTGGCTGGTTCGATTTATCTACCCTGAAAGAACCATATCGGATCGAGGGCAAGAAAACGATGGGCCTCGAACTGGCCGAGCAGCTTGGCTGGGAGCTGCCCGACGTGATCTTCTATCCCACCGGCGGCGGCACCGGGCTGATCGGGATGTGGAAGGCATTCGACGAGATGGAAGCGCTAGGCTGGAGCGGATCGAAGCGGCCCAGAATGGTCGCGGTGCAGGCCGAAGGCTGCGCGCCGATGGTGCGGGCATGGGAACAGGGCGAGCGCCACGCGACGCGCTGGAACGACGCGCACACCATAGCGATGGGCATCCGCGTGCCGCAGGCGGTGGGCGATTTCCTGATCCTCGATGCCGTGCGCGCATCGAACGGCTTTGCGATGGCGGTGAACGACGAAGCGATCGCGCGGGCGGTGGACGATGCGGCGCGCAAGGACGGGTTGCTGCTCTGCCCCGAGGGCGGGGCGACGCTGGCCGCGTGGCGCGAAGCGATCGCGAAGGGGCTGATCTCGCCTGACGACCGCGCGCTGCTGTTCAACTGCGCGACGGGGCTGAAATACCCGATGCCCGATCAGTCGAAGACGCTCGAAAAGGACGGGCCGATCGACTTCGCGATGCTGTGA
- a CDS encoding response regulator, whose translation MLHNLYIVDDDEAVRASLCRLVSRQPDYVVRNFPSGEDFLNQFDQLEPGVVLLDFHMKGANGIAVLNAIRAISQRFVVMMLTAHGAVHRSVDAMKAGAFDFIEKPYDSAALMMCLDLAFTELDKLSTEVGGRDAAVARLALLTPRETEVIAGLAAGYSNKQIAWTLRISPRTVEVYRANLMVKLNVGSLAEALQLVFVAEQASAA comes from the coding sequence ATGCTGCATAATCTTTATATCGTGGACGATGACGAGGCTGTCCGTGCTTCGCTCTGCCGCCTGGTTTCGCGCCAGCCCGACTATGTTGTGCGTAATTTCCCGTCCGGCGAGGATTTTCTCAACCAGTTCGACCAACTGGAGCCGGGGGTCGTTCTGCTCGACTTCCACATGAAGGGGGCGAACGGCATTGCCGTGCTGAACGCTATCCGAGCCATCTCGCAGCGTTTCGTCGTAATGATGCTGACCGCACACGGTGCGGTCCACCGCTCGGTCGACGCGATGAAGGCGGGCGCGTTCGACTTCATCGAAAAGCCCTATGACTCAGCCGCCTTGATGATGTGCCTCGACCTGGCGTTCACTGAGCTCGACAAGCTTTCCACCGAAGTGGGGGGCCGCGATGCGGCCGTCGCCCGCCTTGCGCTCCTGACTCCGCGCGAAACCGAAGTGATTGCCGGCCTTGCCGCGGGTTATTCGAACAAGCAGATCGCGTGGACCCTCCGGATCAGCCCCCGCACTGTCGAGGTGTACCGCGCGAACCTGATGGTGAAGCTCAATGTGGGATCGTTGGCGGAGGCGCTACAGCTTGTTTTTGTCGCGGAGCAGGCGAGCGCGGCGTGA
- a CDS encoding PAS domain S-box protein, whose product MLKQALAALSGSKTGDRRSAVDLRLEASFEQAAVGMAHVALDGRWLRVNEQCSAIIGYSKDELLGGSFQNITHPEDLPQDLAQVERLLCGEAERYSMDKRYIRKDGGSVWVHLTVTLIRDRGGSPDFFVVVIQDISDRKHVEASLVDSEARYRAIFDSAVEAIAVIDSCGTIQSINPAAQRIFGYAPAELIGKNVRTLMPQRIAREHDAYLNRYRTTHERAIIGIGREVEGMRKDGTPLSIDLSVAEWERAGQTFFTGIMRDITPRREAEAALRTSEERLRSLQNEYAHLARVNEMGEMAAAIAHEINQPLTAIVNNLNAGLYAGKEGLTQGAFDEAQEVMVAASEQALRAGEIVRRLREFVGKSTGERRVEAIDTLVDAASGLALIDAAANGIQVERLTGAEGVQARVDAVQIQQVIVNLIRNAMDALVTLPPGLERRISIATKVIEKNSAVEIRIADTGPGIPEELRSTVFEPFFTSKAKGMGMGLSVCRRLIEAHDGSIALEAPGGTGATFRLTLPQYRA is encoded by the coding sequence ATGCTGAAGCAGGCCCTTGCGGCACTGTCCGGGAGCAAGACCGGCGACCGGAGGTCGGCGGTGGATCTCAGGCTTGAGGCCTCGTTCGAGCAGGCCGCAGTGGGCATGGCGCATGTCGCGCTCGACGGGCGCTGGCTCCGCGTCAACGAACAGTGCAGCGCAATCATCGGCTACAGCAAGGATGAACTGCTGGGGGGAAGTTTCCAGAACATCACGCATCCCGAGGATCTGCCGCAGGACCTGGCCCAGGTCGAACGGCTATTGTGTGGTGAGGCTGAGCGTTACTCGATGGACAAGCGCTATATCCGCAAGGATGGCGGCAGCGTTTGGGTGCACCTGACCGTCACGCTGATCCGTGACAGGGGCGGCTCGCCGGACTTCTTTGTAGTCGTGATCCAGGACATAAGCGACCGCAAGCATGTCGAGGCCAGCCTCGTCGATAGCGAGGCGCGCTATCGCGCGATTTTCGACAGCGCTGTGGAGGCGATCGCCGTAATCGACTCCTGCGGTACGATCCAGTCGATCAATCCGGCGGCGCAGCGCATCTTCGGCTACGCCCCCGCCGAACTGATCGGCAAGAATGTCCGCACGCTAATGCCCCAGCGGATCGCCCGAGAGCATGACGCCTATCTCAATCGCTATCGCACCACCCACGAGCGCGCGATCATCGGGATCGGCCGCGAGGTGGAGGGAATGCGCAAGGACGGGACGCCGCTCTCGATCGATCTCTCGGTCGCTGAATGGGAGCGCGCCGGCCAGACCTTCTTCACAGGCATTATGCGCGACATCACCCCGCGCCGGGAAGCCGAAGCGGCATTGCGGACAAGCGAAGAGCGTCTGCGCTCGCTTCAGAACGAATATGCGCATCTCGCCCGCGTCAACGAAATGGGCGAGATGGCGGCCGCAATCGCGCACGAGATCAACCAACCGTTGACCGCGATTGTCAACAATCTGAACGCCGGGCTTTATGCAGGCAAAGAGGGTCTCACCCAGGGCGCATTCGACGAGGCGCAGGAAGTGATGGTCGCCGCCTCGGAGCAGGCGTTGCGTGCCGGAGAGATCGTCCGCCGGCTTCGCGAGTTCGTCGGCAAGAGCACGGGGGAGCGGCGCGTCGAAGCGATCGACACACTGGTCGATGCCGCGAGCGGGCTGGCGTTGATCGATGCCGCGGCCAACGGTATTCAAGTCGAACGGCTCACCGGTGCCGAAGGCGTCCAGGCTCGCGTCGATGCCGTGCAGATCCAGCAAGTGATCGTGAACCTTATCCGTAACGCGATGGACGCGCTCGTTACACTCCCGCCCGGGCTTGAGCGCCGCATTAGCATCGCGACGAAGGTGATCGAGAAGAACAGTGCCGTCGAAATCCGGATCGCGGACACCGGCCCCGGCATTCCAGAAGAACTCCGATCGACCGTGTTCGAACCCTTTTTCACCTCGAAGGCCAAGGGCATGGGGATGGGGCTTTCGGTCTGCCGCCGCCTGATTGAAGCGCATGATGGATCGATCGCGCTTGAAGCACCGGGCGGCACGGGTGCGACTTTCCGCCTGACATTGCCCCAATATCGAGCCTGA
- a CDS encoding response regulator — protein MFAEKAVMPRGCIFIVDDDQAVRESTARLLHRADYSTQAYDSGDSFLVASLPNDISCVLLDLRMPGTDGLGVLRIMEARGNMPPVVVITGHGDIPLAVEAMRLGASDFLEKPYVPERLFETIEKAAATRLGKREARTVDPEAQAVLKRLSWRQRQVLAGILCGHPNKIIAYELGLSIRTIEAYRAQLLVRLQLRGTAEVVKFALAAGLDASEFGRTKDGIEEDGGDEQFI, from the coding sequence GTGTTCGCCGAGAAGGCGGTTATGCCGAGAGGATGCATCTTTATAGTCGATGATGACCAGGCCGTTCGCGAGTCGACGGCTAGATTGCTGCATCGTGCCGACTATTCGACGCAGGCCTACGATAGTGGCGACAGTTTCTTGGTGGCATCGCTTCCAAATGATATCAGCTGCGTGCTGCTCGACCTTCGCATGCCGGGTACCGATGGGCTGGGAGTGCTGCGCATCATGGAAGCGCGGGGAAACATGCCCCCGGTCGTGGTGATCACCGGCCATGGCGACATTCCGCTCGCGGTAGAAGCTATGCGGCTCGGCGCGTCGGATTTCCTGGAAAAGCCTTACGTGCCCGAACGGCTGTTCGAGACGATCGAAAAGGCGGCGGCAACTCGGCTGGGCAAGCGCGAAGCGCGGACAGTCGATCCCGAGGCGCAAGCCGTACTCAAGCGCCTTTCATGGCGGCAACGACAGGTACTCGCCGGTATCCTGTGCGGCCATCCCAACAAGATCATCGCCTATGAACTCGGCCTCAGCATCCGCACGATCGAAGCCTATCGCGCGCAATTGCTCGTTCGCCTGCAATTGCGCGGAACCGCCGAGGTTGTGAAGTTCGCGCTCGCCGCCGGTCTCGACGCATCGGAATTCGGTCGGACCAAGGATGGGATTGAGGAAGACGGCGGGGACGAGCAGTTCATCTAG
- a CDS encoding alpha/beta hydrolase — MRDDALDPSDLFEPARKAKSTEATPESAAIKPRVRFTRVLRGLRTCYLSRWRREISANGPELTANDDIARSAGSMMRDASDSRIMLNRLNVRIDGAGRRTMVFAHGYGCDQNMWRLVAPAFENRFRTVLFDYVGAGGSDISAYDADKYGSLEGYADDVIDLAGALGITDGVFVGHSVSAMIGLIVARRAPQLFSTLVLVGPSPCYIDSGDYVGGFSREQIDELLAFLDSNHMGWSQAMAPVIMGNADRPELGDELAASFCRTDPDIAKRFARVTFLTDSRAELGAVDARVLVLQCREDVIAPPCVGDFVRRAIPGSSLVTLDATGHCPNLSAPDATIAAIEAFV, encoded by the coding sequence ATGCGTGACGACGCGTTGGATCCATCGGATCTGTTCGAGCCAGCCCGCAAGGCAAAAAGCACTGAAGCGACTCCGGAATCGGCCGCGATAAAGCCAAGGGTGCGATTTACACGGGTTCTTAGAGGCTTGCGCACGTGTTATCTGTCCAGATGGCGACGAGAAATCTCGGCCAACGGACCGGAGCTGACCGCCAATGACGACATCGCTCGAAGTGCCGGCAGCATGATGCGTGACGCGTCAGATAGCCGAATCATGCTCAACCGCCTGAATGTCAGAATAGACGGAGCGGGGCGCCGAACGATGGTGTTCGCCCATGGCTATGGATGTGACCAGAATATGTGGCGTCTCGTCGCGCCCGCATTCGAAAACCGGTTTCGTACGGTGCTGTTCGACTATGTTGGGGCAGGCGGGTCGGATATCTCTGCCTATGATGCCGACAAATATGGGTCGCTTGAAGGCTATGCCGACGACGTAATCGACCTGGCCGGCGCCCTCGGCATCACCGACGGCGTGTTTGTCGGTCACTCGGTGAGCGCGATGATCGGCTTGATCGTCGCGCGCCGCGCGCCGCAGCTCTTCTCGACGCTGGTGCTGGTGGGCCCTTCGCCCTGCTACATCGATAGCGGCGACTATGTGGGTGGCTTCAGCCGCGAGCAGATCGACGAGCTCCTCGCGTTTCTGGACAGCAACCACATGGGCTGGTCGCAGGCAATGGCGCCCGTGATCATGGGCAATGCCGATCGGCCGGAACTGGGCGACGAGCTCGCCGCCAGCTTCTGCCGCACCGATCCTGACATCGCAAAACGGTTCGCCCGGGTGACTTTCCTGACGGACAGCCGCGCCGAGCTAGGCGCAGTGGATGCGCGCGTGCTGGTTCTCCAGTGCCGCGAAGATGTCATCGCGCCGCCATGCGTCGGCGATTTCGTTCGGCGAGCCATTCCCGGAAGCAGCCTGGTCACGCTCGATGCGACGGGTCATTGTCCCAACCTGAGCGCGCCGGACGCCACGATCGCGGCGATCGAAGCCTTTGTCTGA
- a CDS encoding PAS domain-containing sensor histidine kinase produces the protein MSEALHHQIDTDGAIDFEDLFETAPCGYLLTDRDGRLVRANRTFANWIGSSPDALCGKRLPELLTVPGKIFYETHFAPTLRMQGRLDEIALDLVTADQRKLSVLVNASEARRADGKDIQVRFAVFMATERRGYERGLIEARNKAEAAVADERAESELREQFIAVLGHDLRNPLASISSGIQILARESLSERGSKVVALMSGSIVRAGALIDNVLDFARGRLGGGITLSLDASEPLETALRQVVSELQSISPDHEIEASYELVEPIICDRVRIGQLLSNLLGNALTHGAKDKPVRVDASSALGDLTISVSNGGSPIPPAALEKLFQPFFRGHDRVRQGLGLGLHIASEIARAHGGSLVARSDENATTFLFTMPLAKVEEPGE, from the coding sequence TTGTCTGAAGCCTTGCACCATCAGATCGATACCGACGGTGCGATCGACTTCGAAGACCTGTTCGAGACAGCCCCGTGCGGCTATCTTCTGACCGATCGCGACGGTCGCCTCGTGCGCGCGAACCGGACCTTCGCGAATTGGATCGGCTCCAGCCCGGACGCGCTTTGCGGCAAGCGTCTCCCCGAACTCCTCACGGTTCCCGGCAAGATATTCTACGAGACTCATTTCGCGCCGACGCTGCGCATGCAGGGCCGGCTCGACGAGATCGCGCTCGACCTCGTCACTGCGGACCAGCGCAAGCTTTCGGTGCTGGTGAACGCCAGCGAAGCGCGCCGTGCCGACGGCAAAGATATCCAGGTCCGTTTCGCCGTCTTCATGGCGACCGAGCGCCGCGGGTACGAACGCGGTTTGATCGAGGCCCGCAACAAGGCGGAAGCGGCGGTCGCCGACGAGCGCGCGGAGTCCGAGCTTCGCGAGCAATTCATCGCAGTGCTTGGCCACGACCTGCGCAATCCGCTTGCATCCATCAGCAGCGGCATTCAGATCCTGGCGCGGGAAAGTTTGAGCGAGCGCGGCAGCAAGGTCGTGGCGCTGATGAGCGGCAGCATCGTGCGCGCCGGGGCGCTCATCGACAATGTCCTCGATTTTGCGCGGGGCCGCCTTGGCGGTGGCATTACGCTGTCCCTGGACGCCAGCGAGCCGCTCGAAACCGCTCTTCGCCAGGTCGTCTCTGAGCTTCAGTCGATCTCGCCGGATCACGAGATCGAGGCAAGCTATGAATTGGTGGAACCGATCATCTGTGATCGCGTGCGGATCGGCCAGCTATTGTCGAACCTCCTGGGCAATGCGCTCACCCACGGGGCGAAAGATAAGCCCGTACGCGTCGATGCTTCCAGCGCTTTGGGTGACCTCACCATCTCGGTTTCGAACGGCGGGTCGCCAATCCCGCCTGCCGCGCTCGAGAAGCTGTTCCAGCCTTTCTTCCGAGGGCATGACCGGGTCCGACAAGGTCTCGGTCTCGGATTGCACATCGCTTCGGAAATCGCGCGTGCCCATGGCGGCAGCTTGGTCGCCCGCTCCGATGAGAACGCCACAACCTTCCTTTTCACCATGCCGCTCGCCAAAGTCGAGGAACCTGGCGAGTGA
- a CDS encoding response regulator, whose translation MSIDDAKMTVLVVEDDALIRMHGVDILGDGGFHVLEAGNADDALVILSDGADVQLLFSDIDMPGSMNGLNLARVVCDRWPAIHLLLTSGQHGRLDGDLPGRARLVRKPWSSQSLLDRVRDMVAV comes from the coding sequence ATGTCGATCGACGATGCAAAAATGACCGTTTTGGTGGTCGAGGATGATGCGCTGATACGCATGCACGGCGTCGACATCCTGGGAGATGGCGGCTTTCACGTGCTTGAGGCGGGCAATGCCGACGATGCCCTCGTCATTCTGAGCGACGGCGCGGACGTACAGCTGCTGTTCTCGGACATCGACATGCCGGGCAGCATGAATGGCCTGAATCTCGCTCGCGTGGTTTGCGACCGCTGGCCTGCGATCCATCTGCTGCTAACCTCCGGCCAGCACGGGCGGCTGGACGGAGATTTGCCGGGGCGGGCTCGCTTGGTGCGTAAGCCGTGGTCATCGCAATCGCTCCTTGACCGCGTGCGCGACATGGTGGCGGTGTGA
- a CDS encoding calcium:proton antiporter has protein sequence MRPGSIRLSVAWTTVAAMLLADPVRMVGTHPVITALLFVWLLAVILWAAFGVVHEAEEVARRLGEPLGTLVLTLSIVIIEVALIGAVMLSAKAVPTLGRDTMFAVLMIVLNGVVGVCLLVGGLRFHQQSYNLQGATAYLAVIIPLSVIALVLPNFTTSNATGMLSLPQALFFSTFTIALYIGFLWLQTGRHRGFFVAVGQQACEDAATPLPHVEPAPGSTASRVLLLLANILPIVILSKDLAKLLDHGIAVLGAPTALGGILIALIVFTPEGISALRAVAANQLTRAINLCLGAATSTLGLTVPAVLFIGLATGQPVILGVSPANMVLLGVTLMLNTLTFSGTRTTMLEGAVHLSLFAVFLVLVFSP, from the coding sequence ATGAGGCCGGGATCGATCCGCCTATCGGTTGCCTGGACGACCGTGGCCGCGATGCTCCTCGCCGACCCGGTGCGGATGGTCGGTACACATCCCGTAATCACGGCGCTGCTATTCGTCTGGCTGCTGGCAGTGATCCTGTGGGCGGCGTTCGGTGTGGTGCACGAGGCAGAGGAAGTCGCCAGGCGCCTGGGCGAGCCGCTGGGGACGCTCGTGCTTACCCTGTCGATCGTCATCATCGAGGTGGCGCTGATCGGCGCGGTCATGCTGAGCGCGAAGGCCGTGCCGACATTGGGCCGCGACACGATGTTCGCGGTGCTCATGATCGTGCTCAACGGTGTGGTCGGTGTGTGCCTTTTGGTCGGCGGCCTCCGCTTCCACCAACAAAGTTACAATCTTCAGGGTGCGACCGCTTATCTGGCGGTCATCATCCCGCTGAGCGTGATCGCGCTGGTATTACCCAATTTCACGACGTCCAACGCGACAGGCATGCTGTCTCTGCCCCAGGCATTGTTCTTCTCAACCTTCACGATCGCGCTTTATATCGGCTTTCTGTGGCTCCAGACTGGCCGGCATCGCGGCTTCTTCGTCGCGGTGGGGCAACAGGCGTGCGAAGACGCCGCGACCCCGTTACCCCATGTCGAGCCTGCGCCCGGCTCAACCGCCAGCCGCGTGTTGCTGCTTCTCGCGAATATCCTGCCCATCGTGATCCTCTCGAAGGATCTGGCGAAACTGCTCGATCATGGCATCGCAGTGCTGGGTGCGCCGACCGCGCTGGGCGGTATCCTGATCGCGCTGATCGTGTTCACGCCCGAGGGCATTTCGGCGCTCCGCGCAGTCGCTGCCAACCAGCTTACGCGGGCGATCAACCTGTGCCTCGGTGCCGCCACCTCGACGCTGGGGCTGACGGTGCCGGCCGTGCTGTTCATCGGCCTGGCGACGGGGCAGCCGGTAATCCTGGGCGTCTCGCCCGCCAACATGGTGCTGCTCGGGGTGACGCTGATGCTCAACACCCTCACTTTCTCCGGCACGCGAACCACCATGCTGGAAGGGGCGGTGCACCTCTCGCTATTCGCCGTCTTCCTCGTGCTGGTGTTCAGCCCATGA
- a CDS encoding transglutaminase family protein: MLLTICHETTYRYARAVTLLPHRMMLSPRTSHDLKPIRTLISSSPVADVEWTQDVFGNLIATASFSEMADMLTVSAQLVVEQGAAAWPVFPIAPHAHHYPFAYSHDERVDLGALLVPEHPDPQGRLQAWARAIVAGERTDTLALLQDLNSAARAGIAYGERHEEGTQSALETLDRASGACRDLATLFIEAARHLGFGARAVSGYLYDPPAPGDDHAPQHGATHAWAEIYLPCAGWIAFDPTNSRMGGANLVPVAVARNIAQIPPLAGRYTGAPEDLIDMTVKVTVSADNLNIAGSQSRTAGDMKWNRD; the protein is encoded by the coding sequence ATGCTGCTCACCATCTGTCATGAGACGACCTACCGTTATGCGCGGGCAGTGACGCTGCTCCCGCACCGGATGATGCTGAGCCCGCGGACTAGCCATGATCTCAAGCCGATCAGGACTCTGATAAGCAGCTCCCCCGTTGCGGACGTCGAATGGACACAGGATGTGTTCGGCAACCTGATCGCGACTGCCAGCTTCTCCGAAATGGCCGATATGCTCACCGTTTCCGCACAGCTGGTGGTCGAGCAGGGCGCAGCCGCCTGGCCGGTTTTTCCGATCGCTCCGCACGCGCATCATTATCCGTTTGCCTATTCGCACGACGAGCGCGTGGACCTGGGGGCATTGCTGGTGCCCGAGCATCCCGATCCGCAGGGACGGTTGCAAGCCTGGGCGCGGGCAATCGTCGCAGGGGAGCGGACCGACACTCTCGCCCTGCTCCAGGACTTGAACAGCGCGGCCCGCGCCGGCATCGCCTATGGCGAGCGGCACGAGGAAGGTACGCAATCGGCGTTGGAGACGCTCGACCGCGCATCCGGCGCGTGCCGCGATCTCGCGACGCTGTTCATCGAGGCTGCACGCCATCTTGGCTTCGGCGCGCGAGCCGTCTCCGGCTATCTCTACGATCCCCCCGCTCCGGGTGACGATCACGCGCCCCAACATGGCGCGACTCACGCCTGGGCGGAGATCTACCTCCCCTGCGCGGGCTGGATCGCCTTCGATCCTACCAATTCACGGATGGGCGGAGCGAACCTGGTGCCGGTCGCGGTGGCGCGGAACATTGCGCAGATTCCACCGCTCGCGGGCCGCTACACCGGAGCTCCGGAGGATCTGATCGATATGACGGTGAAGGTCACCGTGAGCGCAGACAATTTGAACATTGCCGGGTCGCAGTCGCGGACGGCGGGAGATATGAAATGGAACCGAGACTGA
- a CDS encoding DUF1508 domain-containing protein — MAFSEFDPPRCDAGELPLDITAALFRLGRSPDAKPVGEGRFRPQPVDEPYFEIYRAERVSLTAILFSGGDWRWRFCSASGQSIAVSSGYASQRACEAAVSALRSGAGAATVRAPAD, encoded by the coding sequence ATGGCCTTCAGCGAATTCGATCCACCGCGCTGCGATGCCGGGGAACTGCCCCTGGACATCACAGCGGCCTTGTTCCGCCTCGGCCGTTCGCCGGACGCTAAGCCCGTGGGTGAAGGTCGGTTCCGCCCTCAGCCGGTCGACGAGCCCTATTTCGAGATTTATCGTGCCGAACGCGTCAGCCTGACTGCCATCCTGTTCTCCGGGGGAGATTGGCGGTGGCGCTTCTGCTCGGCATCCGGACAATCGATCGCCGTCAGCAGTGGCTATGCCAGCCAGCGTGCGTGCGAGGCGGCGGTTTCGGCATTGCGCAGCGGAGCCGGCGCGGCAACGGTACGTGCTCCTGCTGACTGA